The following are from one region of the Osmerus mordax isolate fOsmMor3 chromosome 1, fOsmMor3.pri, whole genome shotgun sequence genome:
- the setd5 gene encoding histone-lysine N-methyltransferase SETD5 isoform X2 — MSIVIALGVTTPETSYSDMAAGSDPESVEASPAVNEKTYSNHSCGSAQSHGYRGLPYAMQQSSVVCCQDHNYGAPPPPTPPASPLSQTIIPRVELNGVARGTRYHPNHDEENSADSDSSSEEDGGVASWCHCSLTQDGFLIKCESCSFRGLDRWKGVEGQRRKPENVSVGESSATESGDEEVSPATVSYTATQHTPTSITLTVNRVKRNKSKKRKKSTEKARGAPKGKKAFREGSRKSMRMKNSTTEASQVDENTAEGWESKIRQWTDQYEEALANQYSADVQTLLQLHRAANTTVTNATAGAENESVTRSPQGQVRASADMMDTINRTELACNNTVLGSQMQLQLGRVTRVQKHRKILRASKDLQPDTLIIEYRGKVMLKQQFEVNGHFFKKPYPFILFYSKFNEVEMCVDARTFGNDARFIRRSCTPNAEVRHMIAEGMIHLCIYAVTQITKDAEVTIGFDYEFNSCNYKVDCACQKGNQNCPVQKHNLSPRENLLFPPALPPPSSLAGAETRRRKARRKEMEGGVGPGATSDDSNLPPEETGEAQDVRGGSDPEEGLVYGVKQEEGLEGELDENGLLMSSRRTREERKAEAIMHVFENLDKRKRRTTQGGASTGGGSEEAKQEGSPSEEGAVNPSGGNPAPHSTGMGVSTRRTTYVSEPTVELDKTPASTPTSSAGAPNLPAPSKPPPSRSTKPRPKSRISRYRSSSSQRARRQRQALAQQQAAAEQGGGAAEEGPQGPVGAEPGPGDAGATAGHTLDGDLSSTLNKGNLRYPKTKKYLVTEWLNDKVPDKASQEAPGVAERPLRITSDPTVLATTLNMLPGLSQPPLICTAPKHYVRFGSPFNPERHRPRPLKLDGTYGCYKKRWIQQAQDESCSASLEDGTESTSSHQSNSSSSTPNPPFTELAAPIKKRRAKYASEASATPIEHLLPPLSPVTPPPPSDPLLSASCAALLLGMHPHHHHYPGDEEEGVHRPNSLACSPLPSLPTSRCNTPLQFENISSPEASPLHRPESISPEPCLRTDFDLGRPQFPDLSLSSCMESPVPLGPDDFSLLAGAAPPESQGPASVEEGSHTPTQATPPDAGPSREQAFRTEFNLIYTCSPLNANLGNPTTDRRLSQSEGSFSPAESFYGTVGGQGLQVEAGLGSMSPYGEPNYGGGYPDSDTPPHTSNPPQKKKATSLHTISLLTDKPDYQALAVRSEYKPVQNMVSLLEYRKRKQGSGRDSEPGGGGSNLGTPTRPGSMGPGRAESPGMISRPPHHHHHHSQHHHPHLQPPTSSSSSPHSSFSSPAHPSSSIAQIEEVSPPPDHHQNSSQASGQQHQGNSHWMVPTSVERLRESHGVLERVLRGGLKMERTAKRLGGADADKDPDADRYELQTMGRASPMKSPHRYSPSVYTHQPSSSESHHQTDSPVLLQTSTASSPFRGSYSPSAAPPSGQGFYSRLSSHIDPSQQPHNPPSSYPNQTTSADSAQCGTSRTPGGALHQQSSSSNMDVSNRYSGSHLKASLLSSGLSPTPGSRAHGIPKTDSGAAASVGVQATHASRLNQQQQAPRSLKPGSPGQAGLQVGSRILQASGGQHYPQRGPALSQFQHPPIQGSGVRTQSGSF, encoded by the exons GCCACTGCAGCCTGACACAGGATGGCTTCCTCATCAAGTGCGAGAGCTGCAG TTTCAGGGGTTTGGACAGATGGAAAGGTGTTGAGGGCCAGCGCAGGAAACCTGAAAATGTATCAG TGGGTGAGAGCAGTGCCACAGAGAGTGGTGACGAGGAGGTTTCCCCCGCCACGGTGTCCTACACAGCCACCCAGCACACACCCACCAGCATCACCCTCACTGTCAACCGCGTCAAGAGGAACAAGtccaagaagaggaagaagagtacAGAGAAGGCTAGGGGAGCACCCAAGGGCAAGAAG GCCTTTAGGGAGGGTTCAAGGAAGTCCATGAGGATGAAG AACTCTACGACAGAGGCCAGCCAGGTTGACGAGAACACGGCCGAGGGCTGGGAGTCTAAGATCCGCCAGTGGACAGACCAGTACGAGGAGGCCCTGGCCAACCAGTACAGCGCCGATGTCCAGACTCTGCTCCAGCTGCACCGCGCCGCCAACACCACGGTCACAAACGCCACCGCTGGAGCAGAGAACGAGTCTGTGACGCGGTCGCCACAGGGGCAGGTCAGAGCATCGGCGGACATGATGGACACCATCAATCGTACAGAGCTGGCATGTAACAACACTGTGTTGGGCTCTcagatgcag TTACAGCTGGGGCGGGTGACACGCGTGCAGAAACACAGGAAGATTTTGCGGGCCTCCAAGGACTTGCAGCCAGACACACTCATTATCGAGTACCGGGGCAAGGTCATGCTCAAACAGCAATTTGAGGTCAACGGACACTTCTTTAAAAA GCCTTACCCTTTCATTCTCTTCTACTCCAAGTTCAACGAGGTAGAGATGTGCGTTGATGCACGGACATTTGGAAACGACGCTCGCTTCATCAGGAGGTCCTGTACACCCAATGCAGAG GTGCGTCACATGATCGCAGAGGGCATGATCCACTTGTGTATCTATGCTGTTACTCAGATCACCAAAGACGCGGAGGTCACTATTGGCTTTGACTACGAGTTCAACAGCTG TAACTACAAGGTGGACTGCGCCTGCCAAAAGGGCAACCAAAACTGCCCCGTGCAGAAGCACAACCTGAGCCCCCGTGAGAACCTTCTgttcccccctgccctgccccctccgTCCTCCCTGGCGGGGGCGGAGACTCGGCGGCGGAAGGCGCggaggaaagagatggagggcggCGTGGGGCCCGGGGCCACATCTGACGACAGCAACCTGCCCCcggaggagaccggagaggcTCAGGATGTGCGAGGAGGGAGCGatccagag GAGGGACTTGTATACGGGGTGAAACAGGAAGAAGGGCTGGAAGGAGAGCTGGACGAAAACGGCCTACTTATGTCCAGCCGACGA ACCCGCGAGGAGCGCAAGGCGGAGGCCATCATGCACGTGTTCGAGAACCTCGACAAGAGGAAGCGGAGGACGACCCAGGGTGGTGCCTCCACAGGAGGAGGATCCGAAGAAGCGAAGCAGGAGGGCTCTCCATctgaggagggggcagtgaaCCCCTCGGGGGGCAACCCTGCCCCTCACAGCACGGGGATGGGGGTCAGCACGCGCCGCACCACCTATGTCTCT GAACCGACAGTTGAGCTTGACAAGACCCCAGCTTCAACGCCAACCTCCTCTGCCGGCGCTCCcaatctccctgctccctcgaAGCCACCACCCTCCCGCTCCACCAAGCCCCGCCCCAAGAGCCGCATCTCGCGCTACCGCTCCAGCTCGTCGCAGCGTGCCCGCCGCCAGAGGCAGGCCCTCGCCCAGCAGCAGGCCGCGGCCGAGCAGGGGGGCGGAGCGGCCGAGGAGGGGCCTCAGGGCCCAGTCGGGGCAGAGCCTGGCCCAGGGGACGCCGGTGCGACAGCTGGACACACTCTGGACGGAGACCTCAGCTCCACTCTGAACAAGGGCAACCTGCGCTACCCCAAGACCAAGAAG TACTTGGTGACTGAGTGGCTCAACGACAAGGTCCCCGACAAGGCGTCCCAGGAGGCTCCTGGGGTGGCGGAGCGCCCTCTGCGCATCACCAGCGACCCCACGGTGCTGGCCACCACCCTCAACATGCTGCCCGGGCTGTCCCAGCCGCCGCTCATCTGCACGGCACCCAAACACTACGTCCGCTTTGGCTCACCCTTCAACCCGGAGCGCCACCGCCCACGGCCCCTCAAACTGGACGGCACCTACGGCTGCTACAAGAAG AGGTGGATCCAGCAGGCCCAGGATGAGAGCTGCTCGGCCAGCTTGGAGGACGGCACAGagtccacctcctcccaccagagcaacagcagcagctccacTCCTAACCCTCCCTTCACCG AACTGGCGGCGCCCATCAAGAAACGGAGGGCAAAGTACGCCTCAGAGGCTTCGGCCACACCCATCGAGCACCTCCTGCCGCCTCTGTCACCGGTCACGCCGCCCCCGCCTTCGGACCCGCTGCTGAGCGCATCATGCGCCGCCCTGCTCCTGGGCATgcaccctcaccaccaccactaccctggggatgaggaggagggggtgcatCGGCCCAACAGCCTGGCCTGCTcccccctgccttcactgcccACCAGCCGCTGCAACACCCCACTGCAGTTTGAG AACATATCGTCCCCAGAGGCCTCTCCTCTACATAGGCCAGAGTCCATCTCTCCAGAG CCATGCCTAAGGACAGACTTTGATTTGGGCCGCCCCCAGTTCccggacctctctctctcctcctgcatgGAGAGCCCCGTGCCCCTTGGCCCCGATGACTTCTCCCTCTTGGCGGGGGCCGCGCCCCCTGAGTCGCAGGGGCCCGCCTCTGTAGAAGAGGGctctcacacccccacacaggccacgcccccagACGCTGGGCCGAGCCGAGAGCAGGCTTTCAGGACAGAGTTCAACCTGATCTATACCTGCTCACCCCTCAACGCCAACCTGGGCAACCCCACCACCGACAGACGCCTATCCCAGTCGGAAGGCAGCTTCTCCCCCGCCGAGTCGTTCTACGGCACCGTGGGTGGGCAAGGCCTCCAAGTGGAGGCGGGGCTTGGCTCCATGTCGCCCTATGGCGAGCCGAATTACGGAGGAGGGTACCCGGACAGCGACACACCGCCCCACACCAGCAATCCACCGCAGAAAAAGAAGGCAA CCAGCCTGCACACCATTAGTCTGCTGACAGACAAGCCAGATTACCAGGCTTTAGCAGTAAGAAGTGAATACAAGCCAGTACAAAATATG GTGTCTCTGCTGGAGTATCGCAAGAGGAAGCAGGGGAGTGGCCGGGACTCGGAGCCAGGCGGGGGTGGCAGCAACCTGGGTACCCCCACCCGGCCCGGCTCCATGGGCCCTGGCAGGGCCGAGTCCCCAGGGATGatctcccgccccccccaccaccaccaccaccactcccaacaccaccacccacaccTGCAGCCcccgacctcctcctcctcctccccacacagctccttctcctcccccgcccacccctcctcttccatcgCCCAGATCGAAGAGGTCAGCCCCCCACCGGATCACCATCAGAACTCCTCCCAGGCCTCAGGCCAACAGCATCAGGGCAACAGCCACTG GATGGTGCCCACCAGTGTGGAGCGCCTGAGAGAGAGCCACGGGGTTCTGGAGCGAGTCCTTCGAGGGGGGCTCAAGATGGAGCGCACAGCCAAGAGACTAGGCGGCGCAGACGCAGACAAGGACCCTG ATGCAGATAGGTATGAGCTACAGACCATGGGCAGGGCCTCTCCTATGAAGAGTCCACATAGATACAGCCCATCTGTCTACACACATCAG CCCTCCTCGTCGGAAAGCCATCATCAGACGGACAGTCCGGTGCTCCTGCAGACCAGCACGGCATCATCTCCATTCCGTGGCTCCTACAGTCCCTCGGCTGCACCTCCTTCTGGACAGGGCTTCTACTCCCGCCTGTCCTCCCACATTGACCCCTCCCAGCAGCCCCacaaccccccttcctcctacCCCAACCAGACCACCTCTGCAGACTCAGCCCAATGTGGGACCTCCAGGACACCAGGGGGTGCTCTCCATCAgcaaagcagcagcagcaacatggATGTGTCCAATAGATACAGCGGGAGCCACCTGAAAGCCAGCCTCTTGAGCAGTGGGCTGTCTCCTACCCCTGGTTCCAGGGCTCATGGGATCCCTAAAACTGACTCGGGTGCGGCTGCTTCTGTGGGGGTCCAAGCGACCCATGCCTCTAGACtgaaccagcagcagcaggcaccACGGAGCCTGAAGCCAGGCAGCCCTGGACAGGCGGGGTTGCAGGTGGGATCCAGAATCCTCCAAGCCTCTGGAGGCCAACACTACCCGCAGCGCGGGCCGGCCCTCAGTCAGTTTCAGCACCCTCCTATACAGGGGTCGGGAGTAAGGACACAGTCAGGAAGCTTttag
- the setd5 gene encoding histone-lysine N-methyltransferase SETD5 isoform X1, whose amino-acid sequence MSIVIALGVTTPETSYSDMAAGSDPESVEASPAVNEKTYSNHSCGSAQSHGYRGLPYAMQQSSVVCCQDHNYGAPPPPTPPASPLSQTIIPRVELNGVARGTRYHPNHDEENSADSDSSSEEDGGVASWCHCSLTQDGFLIKCESCSFRGLDRWKGVEGQRRKPENVSVGESSATESGDEEVSPATVSYTATQHTPTSITLTVNRVKRNKSKKRKKSTEKARGAPKGKKVKAFREGSRKSMRMKNSTTEASQVDENTAEGWESKIRQWTDQYEEALANQYSADVQTLLQLHRAANTTVTNATAGAENESVTRSPQGQVRASADMMDTINRTELACNNTVLGSQMQLQLGRVTRVQKHRKILRASKDLQPDTLIIEYRGKVMLKQQFEVNGHFFKKPYPFILFYSKFNEVEMCVDARTFGNDARFIRRSCTPNAEVRHMIAEGMIHLCIYAVTQITKDAEVTIGFDYEFNSCNYKVDCACQKGNQNCPVQKHNLSPRENLLFPPALPPPSSLAGAETRRRKARRKEMEGGVGPGATSDDSNLPPEETGEAQDVRGGSDPEEGLVYGVKQEEGLEGELDENGLLMSSRRTREERKAEAIMHVFENLDKRKRRTTQGGASTGGGSEEAKQEGSPSEEGAVNPSGGNPAPHSTGMGVSTRRTTYVSEPTVELDKTPASTPTSSAGAPNLPAPSKPPPSRSTKPRPKSRISRYRSSSSQRARRQRQALAQQQAAAEQGGGAAEEGPQGPVGAEPGPGDAGATAGHTLDGDLSSTLNKGNLRYPKTKKYLVTEWLNDKVPDKASQEAPGVAERPLRITSDPTVLATTLNMLPGLSQPPLICTAPKHYVRFGSPFNPERHRPRPLKLDGTYGCYKKRWIQQAQDESCSASLEDGTESTSSHQSNSSSSTPNPPFTELAAPIKKRRAKYASEASATPIEHLLPPLSPVTPPPPSDPLLSASCAALLLGMHPHHHHYPGDEEEGVHRPNSLACSPLPSLPTSRCNTPLQFENISSPEASPLHRPESISPEPCLRTDFDLGRPQFPDLSLSSCMESPVPLGPDDFSLLAGAAPPESQGPASVEEGSHTPTQATPPDAGPSREQAFRTEFNLIYTCSPLNANLGNPTTDRRLSQSEGSFSPAESFYGTVGGQGLQVEAGLGSMSPYGEPNYGGGYPDSDTPPHTSNPPQKKKATSLHTISLLTDKPDYQALAVRSEYKPVQNMVSLLEYRKRKQGSGRDSEPGGGGSNLGTPTRPGSMGPGRAESPGMISRPPHHHHHHSQHHHPHLQPPTSSSSSPHSSFSSPAHPSSSIAQIEEVSPPPDHHQNSSQASGQQHQGNSHWMVPTSVERLRESHGVLERVLRGGLKMERTAKRLGGADADKDPDADRYELQTMGRASPMKSPHRYSPSVYTHQPSSSESHHQTDSPVLLQTSTASSPFRGSYSPSAAPPSGQGFYSRLSSHIDPSQQPHNPPSSYPNQTTSADSAQCGTSRTPGGALHQQSSSSNMDVSNRYSGSHLKASLLSSGLSPTPGSRAHGIPKTDSGAAASVGVQATHASRLNQQQQAPRSLKPGSPGQAGLQVGSRILQASGGQHYPQRGPALSQFQHPPIQGSGVRTQSGSF is encoded by the exons GCCACTGCAGCCTGACACAGGATGGCTTCCTCATCAAGTGCGAGAGCTGCAG TTTCAGGGGTTTGGACAGATGGAAAGGTGTTGAGGGCCAGCGCAGGAAACCTGAAAATGTATCAG TGGGTGAGAGCAGTGCCACAGAGAGTGGTGACGAGGAGGTTTCCCCCGCCACGGTGTCCTACACAGCCACCCAGCACACACCCACCAGCATCACCCTCACTGTCAACCGCGTCAAGAGGAACAAGtccaagaagaggaagaagagtacAGAGAAGGCTAGGGGAGCACCCAAGGGCAAGAAGGTGAAG GCCTTTAGGGAGGGTTCAAGGAAGTCCATGAGGATGAAG AACTCTACGACAGAGGCCAGCCAGGTTGACGAGAACACGGCCGAGGGCTGGGAGTCTAAGATCCGCCAGTGGACAGACCAGTACGAGGAGGCCCTGGCCAACCAGTACAGCGCCGATGTCCAGACTCTGCTCCAGCTGCACCGCGCCGCCAACACCACGGTCACAAACGCCACCGCTGGAGCAGAGAACGAGTCTGTGACGCGGTCGCCACAGGGGCAGGTCAGAGCATCGGCGGACATGATGGACACCATCAATCGTACAGAGCTGGCATGTAACAACACTGTGTTGGGCTCTcagatgcag TTACAGCTGGGGCGGGTGACACGCGTGCAGAAACACAGGAAGATTTTGCGGGCCTCCAAGGACTTGCAGCCAGACACACTCATTATCGAGTACCGGGGCAAGGTCATGCTCAAACAGCAATTTGAGGTCAACGGACACTTCTTTAAAAA GCCTTACCCTTTCATTCTCTTCTACTCCAAGTTCAACGAGGTAGAGATGTGCGTTGATGCACGGACATTTGGAAACGACGCTCGCTTCATCAGGAGGTCCTGTACACCCAATGCAGAG GTGCGTCACATGATCGCAGAGGGCATGATCCACTTGTGTATCTATGCTGTTACTCAGATCACCAAAGACGCGGAGGTCACTATTGGCTTTGACTACGAGTTCAACAGCTG TAACTACAAGGTGGACTGCGCCTGCCAAAAGGGCAACCAAAACTGCCCCGTGCAGAAGCACAACCTGAGCCCCCGTGAGAACCTTCTgttcccccctgccctgccccctccgTCCTCCCTGGCGGGGGCGGAGACTCGGCGGCGGAAGGCGCggaggaaagagatggagggcggCGTGGGGCCCGGGGCCACATCTGACGACAGCAACCTGCCCCcggaggagaccggagaggcTCAGGATGTGCGAGGAGGGAGCGatccagag GAGGGACTTGTATACGGGGTGAAACAGGAAGAAGGGCTGGAAGGAGAGCTGGACGAAAACGGCCTACTTATGTCCAGCCGACGA ACCCGCGAGGAGCGCAAGGCGGAGGCCATCATGCACGTGTTCGAGAACCTCGACAAGAGGAAGCGGAGGACGACCCAGGGTGGTGCCTCCACAGGAGGAGGATCCGAAGAAGCGAAGCAGGAGGGCTCTCCATctgaggagggggcagtgaaCCCCTCGGGGGGCAACCCTGCCCCTCACAGCACGGGGATGGGGGTCAGCACGCGCCGCACCACCTATGTCTCT GAACCGACAGTTGAGCTTGACAAGACCCCAGCTTCAACGCCAACCTCCTCTGCCGGCGCTCCcaatctccctgctccctcgaAGCCACCACCCTCCCGCTCCACCAAGCCCCGCCCCAAGAGCCGCATCTCGCGCTACCGCTCCAGCTCGTCGCAGCGTGCCCGCCGCCAGAGGCAGGCCCTCGCCCAGCAGCAGGCCGCGGCCGAGCAGGGGGGCGGAGCGGCCGAGGAGGGGCCTCAGGGCCCAGTCGGGGCAGAGCCTGGCCCAGGGGACGCCGGTGCGACAGCTGGACACACTCTGGACGGAGACCTCAGCTCCACTCTGAACAAGGGCAACCTGCGCTACCCCAAGACCAAGAAG TACTTGGTGACTGAGTGGCTCAACGACAAGGTCCCCGACAAGGCGTCCCAGGAGGCTCCTGGGGTGGCGGAGCGCCCTCTGCGCATCACCAGCGACCCCACGGTGCTGGCCACCACCCTCAACATGCTGCCCGGGCTGTCCCAGCCGCCGCTCATCTGCACGGCACCCAAACACTACGTCCGCTTTGGCTCACCCTTCAACCCGGAGCGCCACCGCCCACGGCCCCTCAAACTGGACGGCACCTACGGCTGCTACAAGAAG AGGTGGATCCAGCAGGCCCAGGATGAGAGCTGCTCGGCCAGCTTGGAGGACGGCACAGagtccacctcctcccaccagagcaacagcagcagctccacTCCTAACCCTCCCTTCACCG AACTGGCGGCGCCCATCAAGAAACGGAGGGCAAAGTACGCCTCAGAGGCTTCGGCCACACCCATCGAGCACCTCCTGCCGCCTCTGTCACCGGTCACGCCGCCCCCGCCTTCGGACCCGCTGCTGAGCGCATCATGCGCCGCCCTGCTCCTGGGCATgcaccctcaccaccaccactaccctggggatgaggaggagggggtgcatCGGCCCAACAGCCTGGCCTGCTcccccctgccttcactgcccACCAGCCGCTGCAACACCCCACTGCAGTTTGAG AACATATCGTCCCCAGAGGCCTCTCCTCTACATAGGCCAGAGTCCATCTCTCCAGAG CCATGCCTAAGGACAGACTTTGATTTGGGCCGCCCCCAGTTCccggacctctctctctcctcctgcatgGAGAGCCCCGTGCCCCTTGGCCCCGATGACTTCTCCCTCTTGGCGGGGGCCGCGCCCCCTGAGTCGCAGGGGCCCGCCTCTGTAGAAGAGGGctctcacacccccacacaggccacgcccccagACGCTGGGCCGAGCCGAGAGCAGGCTTTCAGGACAGAGTTCAACCTGATCTATACCTGCTCACCCCTCAACGCCAACCTGGGCAACCCCACCACCGACAGACGCCTATCCCAGTCGGAAGGCAGCTTCTCCCCCGCCGAGTCGTTCTACGGCACCGTGGGTGGGCAAGGCCTCCAAGTGGAGGCGGGGCTTGGCTCCATGTCGCCCTATGGCGAGCCGAATTACGGAGGAGGGTACCCGGACAGCGACACACCGCCCCACACCAGCAATCCACCGCAGAAAAAGAAGGCAA CCAGCCTGCACACCATTAGTCTGCTGACAGACAAGCCAGATTACCAGGCTTTAGCAGTAAGAAGTGAATACAAGCCAGTACAAAATATG GTGTCTCTGCTGGAGTATCGCAAGAGGAAGCAGGGGAGTGGCCGGGACTCGGAGCCAGGCGGGGGTGGCAGCAACCTGGGTACCCCCACCCGGCCCGGCTCCATGGGCCCTGGCAGGGCCGAGTCCCCAGGGATGatctcccgccccccccaccaccaccaccaccactcccaacaccaccacccacaccTGCAGCCcccgacctcctcctcctcctccccacacagctccttctcctcccccgcccacccctcctcttccatcgCCCAGATCGAAGAGGTCAGCCCCCCACCGGATCACCATCAGAACTCCTCCCAGGCCTCAGGCCAACAGCATCAGGGCAACAGCCACTG GATGGTGCCCACCAGTGTGGAGCGCCTGAGAGAGAGCCACGGGGTTCTGGAGCGAGTCCTTCGAGGGGGGCTCAAGATGGAGCGCACAGCCAAGAGACTAGGCGGCGCAGACGCAGACAAGGACCCTG ATGCAGATAGGTATGAGCTACAGACCATGGGCAGGGCCTCTCCTATGAAGAGTCCACATAGATACAGCCCATCTGTCTACACACATCAG CCCTCCTCGTCGGAAAGCCATCATCAGACGGACAGTCCGGTGCTCCTGCAGACCAGCACGGCATCATCTCCATTCCGTGGCTCCTACAGTCCCTCGGCTGCACCTCCTTCTGGACAGGGCTTCTACTCCCGCCTGTCCTCCCACATTGACCCCTCCCAGCAGCCCCacaaccccccttcctcctacCCCAACCAGACCACCTCTGCAGACTCAGCCCAATGTGGGACCTCCAGGACACCAGGGGGTGCTCTCCATCAgcaaagcagcagcagcaacatggATGTGTCCAATAGATACAGCGGGAGCCACCTGAAAGCCAGCCTCTTGAGCAGTGGGCTGTCTCCTACCCCTGGTTCCAGGGCTCATGGGATCCCTAAAACTGACTCGGGTGCGGCTGCTTCTGTGGGGGTCCAAGCGACCCATGCCTCTAGACtgaaccagcagcagcaggcaccACGGAGCCTGAAGCCAGGCAGCCCTGGACAGGCGGGGTTGCAGGTGGGATCCAGAATCCTCCAAGCCTCTGGAGGCCAACACTACCCGCAGCGCGGGCCGGCCCTCAGTCAGTTTCAGCACCCTCCTATACAGGGGTCGGGAGTAAGGACACAGTCAGGAAGCTTttag